A stretch of the Egicoccus sp. AB-alg6-2 genome encodes the following:
- a CDS encoding tyrosine-type recombinase/integrase yields the protein MAGFAAETLRHRELWLRTFARWWFGVHADRCPSSATTAELASFLIAEDHRGVSAATRKAQLATLRRFFAWLVLTGRNDDDPAGRLAAPKVSTSEISVYRADEVRDILGHTAALDDLRGRLRHVIVSTLRYTGMRSGELRSLRLDRLDLDAGRAGVIGKGSRPRVVVLPPPLQQLLRGYLGGLRPELPDSPLLFANPHPAVTTPQAGFSHEAVYREVVLAGEGAGVAGRHFPHRWRHTFATELVRDGVDIHVVQRLLGHRSIASTVGYTHLHLDDLRRVVADRW from the coding sequence GTGGCGGGGTTCGCAGCCGAGACGCTGCGACACCGCGAACTCTGGTTGCGCACCTTCGCCCGGTGGTGGTTCGGCGTCCATGCCGACCGCTGCCCGTCGAGCGCGACGACCGCCGAGCTCGCCAGCTTCCTCATCGCCGAAGACCATCGTGGCGTGAGTGCTGCGACCCGCAAGGCGCAACTCGCGACGCTGCGCCGCTTTTTCGCCTGGCTGGTGCTCACCGGGCGAAACGACGACGATCCCGCCGGGAGGCTCGCCGCGCCGAAGGTCTCGACGTCGGAGATCTCGGTCTACCGCGCCGACGAGGTGCGCGACATCCTCGGCCACACCGCTGCCCTCGACGACCTCCGCGGGCGGCTGCGCCACGTCATCGTCTCAACGCTCCGCTACACCGGGATGCGCTCCGGCGAGCTGCGGAGTCTGCGCCTGGACCGGCTCGACCTCGACGCCGGTCGTGCCGGTGTCATCGGCAAGGGGTCGCGTCCCCGCGTCGTCGTGCTGCCACCTCCGCTGCAGCAGCTGCTCCGCGGCTACCTCGGCGGGCTGCGTCCAGAGCTGCCCGACTCGCCGTTGCTGTTCGCCAACCCGCACCCGGCCGTGACCACACCGCAGGCCGGCTTCAGTCACGAGGCCGTCTACCGCGAAGTCGTGCTGGCCGGCGAGGGGGCAGGCGTGGCCGGGCGGCATTTCCCTCACCGATGGCGCCACACCTTCGCGACCGAGCTTGTCCGCGACGGCGTCGACATCCACGTCGTGCAACGCCTGCTCGGGCACCGGTCCATCGCTTCCACCGTCGGCTACACCCACCTCCACCTGGACGACCTGCGCCGCGTCGTCGCCGACCGGTGGT